In Lates calcarifer isolate ASB-BC8 linkage group LG23, TLL_Latcal_v3, whole genome shotgun sequence, a single genomic region encodes these proteins:
- the adprh gene encoding ADP-ribosylarginine hydrolase isoform X1: MDRSATVEHYKAAMLLSGVGDALGYRNQLWEYNESGPAIHQELKELGGLENIKAELPDWPVSDDTVLHLATAEGLATGKTGEELLHEVAARYVEGMKDMDGRKPGPSSILGVSQLKPGEEGGYRVAYNPEGTGCGAAMRSMCIGLRYPKPDQLLSLVAVAVETGRMTHPHPTGFLGAVASALFTAYAVQRRPITTWGLGLINEACPIAKNFAQGRGYAVEETERDWGYFCDKWQWYLDMRGISNGVGPVIWPTSYGPAERDEAYKSFSLSGWAGRSGHDAPMIALDALLGAGSNWEELMSRAGFHGGDSDSTAVIACCCWGLLYGTQGVPEGNYSNLEYRDRLERSAEQLYALSH, translated from the exons ATGGACCG ATCTGCTACAGTGGAGCACTATAAGGCAGCCATGTTGCTGAGTGGTGTTGGTGATGCTCTTGGATACAGGAATCAGCTATGGGAGTACAACGAGTCAGGACCAGCTATCCACCAG GAGCTGAAGGAGCTCGGCGGTCTGGAGAACATCAAGGCTGAGCTCCCTGACTGGCCGGTGAGTGACGACACGGTCCTGCATCTGGCAACAGCTGAAGGACTGGCGACCG GGAAGACGGGGGAGGAGCTCCTGCATGAGGTGGCTGCTCGATATGTGGAGGGGATGAAAGATATGGATGGGAGGAAGCCAGGGCCTTCAAGCATCCTGG GAGTGTCCCAGCTGAAGCCTGGGGAGGAAGGGGGGTACAGAGTGGCTTATAACCCCGAGGGGACAGGCTGTGGAGCAGCCATGAGGTCCATGTGCATCGGTCTGAG GTATCCAAAGCCTGACCAGCTGTTGTCACTGGTGGCTGTTGCAGTGGAGACAGGTCGGATGACCCATCCTCACCCCACGGGCTTCCTGGGAGCCGTGGCGTCGGCCCTCTTCACTGCGTATGCCGTCCAGCGCAGGCCAATCACGACCTGGGGTCTGGGCCTGATCAACGAGGCCTGTCCGATAGCGAAGAACTTCGCTCAGGGTCGAGGCTACGCcgtggaggagacagagagagactggggCTACTTCTGTGACAAGTGGCAGTG GTACCTGGATATGAGGGGCATCTCTAACGGGGTGGGTCCTGTGATTTGGCCCACTTCCTATGGCCCGGCAGAGAGAGACGAAGCCTACAAGAGCTTCAGCCTGTCAGGCTGGGCGGGACGTAGCGGCCACGATGCTCCAATGATCGCCCTCGATGCCCTCCTGGGGGCGGGTTCAAACTGGGAGGAGCTGATGAGCAGAGCAGGCTTCCATGGAG gtgacagtgacagcacCGCAGTGAtcgcctgctgctgctggggtcTCCTCTATGGCACTCAAGGGGTCCCTGAAGGCAACTACTCCAACCTGGAGTACAGGGACCGACTGGAGCGCAGCGCCGAGCAGCTCTACGCCTTGTCACACTGA
- the adprh gene encoding ADP-ribosylarginine hydrolase isoform X2, giving the protein MRPHQNTAPHLPPQEPPTKGKTGEELLHEVAARYVEGMKDMDGRKPGPSSILGVSQLKPGEEGGYRVAYNPEGTGCGAAMRSMCIGLRYPKPDQLLSLVAVAVETGRMTHPHPTGFLGAVASALFTAYAVQRRPITTWGLGLINEACPIAKNFAQGRGYAVEETERDWGYFCDKWQWYLDMRGISNGVGPVIWPTSYGPAERDEAYKSFSLSGWAGRSGHDAPMIALDALLGAGSNWEELMSRAGFHGGDSDSTAVIACCCWGLLYGTQGVPEGNYSNLEYRDRLERSAEQLYALSH; this is encoded by the exons ATGAGGCCTCATCAGAACACGGCACCACACCTTCCTCCTCAAGAGCCGCCGACTAAAG GGAAGACGGGGGAGGAGCTCCTGCATGAGGTGGCTGCTCGATATGTGGAGGGGATGAAAGATATGGATGGGAGGAAGCCAGGGCCTTCAAGCATCCTGG GAGTGTCCCAGCTGAAGCCTGGGGAGGAAGGGGGGTACAGAGTGGCTTATAACCCCGAGGGGACAGGCTGTGGAGCAGCCATGAGGTCCATGTGCATCGGTCTGAG GTATCCAAAGCCTGACCAGCTGTTGTCACTGGTGGCTGTTGCAGTGGAGACAGGTCGGATGACCCATCCTCACCCCACGGGCTTCCTGGGAGCCGTGGCGTCGGCCCTCTTCACTGCGTATGCCGTCCAGCGCAGGCCAATCACGACCTGGGGTCTGGGCCTGATCAACGAGGCCTGTCCGATAGCGAAGAACTTCGCTCAGGGTCGAGGCTACGCcgtggaggagacagagagagactggggCTACTTCTGTGACAAGTGGCAGTG GTACCTGGATATGAGGGGCATCTCTAACGGGGTGGGTCCTGTGATTTGGCCCACTTCCTATGGCCCGGCAGAGAGAGACGAAGCCTACAAGAGCTTCAGCCTGTCAGGCTGGGCGGGACGTAGCGGCCACGATGCTCCAATGATCGCCCTCGATGCCCTCCTGGGGGCGGGTTCAAACTGGGAGGAGCTGATGAGCAGAGCAGGCTTCCATGGAG gtgacagtgacagcacCGCAGTGAtcgcctgctgctgctggggtcTCCTCTATGGCACTCAAGGGGTCCCTGAAGGCAACTACTCCAACCTGGAGTACAGGGACCGACTGGAGCGCAGCGCCGAGCAGCTCTACGCCTTGTCACACTGA
- the LOC108890418 gene encoding LOW QUALITY PROTEIN: ataxin-2-like protein (The sequence of the model RefSeq protein was modified relative to this genomic sequence to represent the inferred CDS: deleted 1 base in 1 codon) → MLKQQQQPGSGGRKASNGTSGPAGMSSPVSGINSGNRTPAGRNRTSAKPSFQSSPVFEGVYNNARMLHFLTAVVGSTCDIRVKNGSVFEGIFKTLSSRCELAVDAVHKRSEEEGSTSAPPRREDITDTMIFSPSDLVTMICKDVDLNYATRDTFTDTAISSGRVNGEHKEKVLQRWEGGDSNGESYDLDNDASNGWDANEMFRYNEVKYGVTSTYDSSLSMYTVPLEKGNSEVYRQREARAARLASEIESSPQYRHRVNLENDEGKSEEDKYSAVVRDGNDRERGRESPRDRDRERGRDSPGASNREGKYIPLPQRQREMNRERERAERGPGGPPPHNRLSGGYRSTPPSSSSPRPPLPSAAGPQPGASPSERNSPLSGRGGAYAPHHPQGSPSPGPGSGPASPYTPASPGGPAPTPASASAAPSPASPPAPHGHTVPHSHSLPHSLSDAGRPVNGVSTRTSPKAQRPPQSSRTVRTPNSHSQSTATRSPKSGSSQDTPYLDTSSVSLPAQKTSGPAPLFPVDVNEILGAAVKERSAESPSSTEESKSSKAPSVQQRSQIEELRKFGKEFRLQPSGGSSSSPSSPAAATPPAVSEVTQPSTAKPSASDAHPASDPKPQPPAPSASQQPQPQPSPAPADDPTKDTTATSGATVAATTAPVSDRQSPAAPQPARTPGSEEVRSEMTERTEGVADQVKKSTLNPNAKEFNPNKSPMPMTKPNTAPTPPRPTPPSPVVLQHPGGQGPLYTTPYLSYVSQIHTVQPPPMYQYTMSAVSQGKYARTKGSVVAQRSDHGTSAPPMLQAAASAAGAPLVASPYPQSYLQYNPQQYGQQQVIQAMTPYPGQPMYSMLQGGARMIGQGGGPHPQALGPPGGPQFPAQGDGPQGPQQGIYAPQSFSHHSGAVHQPQPSSTPTGNQPPPQHAAPSPGQNAQSGPQPQSLYHSGALSAPTPPNMPPGHTSPQGSYPIQGYSIHSHQGMPPTYPLGQIAQAHVQGAMSAPHHSGSHGQPQLVMLQPPPQQGPGSVPQHPQHGPQQGAHQHFYIGHPPAMQVQTHPAPFHPPGN, encoded by the exons ATgctgaaacaacagcagcaacccGGCTCAGGCGGGAGAAAAGCATCTAACGGAACCTCGGGCCCCGCCGGTATGTCTTCCCCGGTCAGCGGCATCAACAGCGGCAACAGGACACCGGCCGGGAG GAATAGAACATCTGCAAAACCATCATTCCAGTCATCTCCT GTTTTTGAGGGTGTATACAACAATGCCAGAATGCTGCATTTCCTCACAGCTGTTGTG GGTTCCACCTGTGACATAAGAGTGAAGAATGGCAGCGTATTTGAAGGCATATTCAAGACTCTAAGTTCTCGG TGTGAGTTGGCTGTGGATGCGGTACACAAAcgcagtgaggaggagggatcAACATCAGCCCCACCACGGAGGGAGGACATCACTGACACTATGATCTTCAGCCCCTCAGACCTGGTGACAATGATCTGCAAAGATGTTGACCTCAACTATGCCACAagag ACACCTTCACAGACACAGCCATCAGCTCCGGCCGCGTCAATGGAGAACACAAGGAGAAGGTCTTGCAGAGatgggagggaggagacagTAACGGAGAGAGTTACGATCTGGACAATGATGCA tccAATGGCTGGGATGCCAATGAGATGTTCCGTTACAATGAAGTGAAATACGGAGTCACATCAACATATGATTCCAGTCTCTCCATGTATAC TGTTCCACTGGAAAAAGGTAACTCTGAGGTCTATCGGCAGAGGGAAGCACGCGCTGCCCGCCTGGCCAGTGAAATTGAGTCAAGCCCCCAGTATCGCCACCGTGTCAACCTGGAAAACGATGAGGGCAAGAGCGAGGAAGATAAGTACAGTGCTGTGGTGCGAGATGGCAACGATCGGGAGAGGGGCCGTGAAAGTCCCCGTGACAGAGACCGCGAGAGGGGTCGAGACAGCCCTGGAGCCAGCAACAG ggaGGGCAAGTACATTCCATTACCTCAGCGCCAGAGGGAGATGAACCGGGAGCGAGAGCGAGCCGAGAGAGGTCCCGGCGGGCCTCCACCCCATAACCGCCTAAGCGGAGGCTACCGCTccacccctccatcctcctcttcccccaGACCCCCACTGCCCTCTGCTGCGGGGCCGCAGCCTGGCGCCTCCCCATCAGAGAGAAACAGCCCTCTGTCAGGCCGAGGCGGGGCCTATGCTCCCCACCACCCGCAGGGAAGCCCCAGCCCAGGCCCAGGCTCTGGCCCTGCGAGTCCGTACACACCTGCCTCTCCTGGCGGACCAGCACCAACCCCAGCCTCCGCTTCCGCTGCCCCTTCCCCGGCCAGCCCCCCCGCCCCACACGGACACACAGTCCCCCATTCCCACTCACTCCCGCACTCGCTGTCTGACGCTGGCAGGCCTGTTAATGGAG tctcTACCAGAACATCCCCTAAAGCGCAAAGACCTCCACAGTCAAGCAGGACGGTCCGCACTCCAAACTCACACTCTCAGTCCACAG CTACTCGCTCTCCTAAATCAGGCTCTTCCCAGGACACGCCTTATTTAGACACATCTTCTGTCTCGCTGCCTGCCCAGAAGACGTCTGGCCCCGCCCCTCTCTTCCCTGTAGATG TGAATGAGATCCTTGGTGCAGCTGTGAAAGAACGTTCAGCTGAAAGccccagcagcacagaggaaagCAAAAGTAGCAAAG CTCCCTCAGTTCAGCAAAGGTCGCAGATTGAGGAGCTGCGGAAATTTGGCAAGGAATTCAGG cTCCAGCCGAGTGGC GGCAGCTCTAGCTCTCCCAGCTCTCCGGCAGCAGCAACCCCTCCTGCTGTCAGTGAGGTCACCCAGCCCAGCACAGCCAAACCCTCAGCATCAGACGCTCACCCTGCTTCAGACCCCAAACCTCAGCCTCCAGCTCCCAGCGCCTCTCAGCAGCCCCAACCTCAGCCATCACCAGCTCCTGCTGACGACCCCACCAAGGACACCACAGCTACATCTGGTGCTACAGTAGCTGCCACCACAGCACCTGTTTCAGACAGGCAGTCGCCGGCTGCCCCGCAGCCAGCCAGGACCCCGGGAAGTGAGGAGGTCAGGTCTGAGATGACGGAGCGGACGGAGGGTGTGGCAGA CCAAGTAAAGAAATCAACCTTAAACCCCAATGCTAAAGAGTTCAACCCCAATAAATCTCCTATGCCTATG ACGAAGCCCAACACTGCGCCCACTCCACCTCGGCCAACCCCGCCAAGCCCAGTGGTCCTTCAACACCCAGGTGGACAGGGGCCACTCTACACCACCCCGTACCTCTCATACGTCTCGCAGATCCACACTGTGCAG CCCCCACCAATGTACCAGTACACCATGTCTGCAGTCAGCCAGGGAAAATACGCCAGGACCAAAG GCTCAGTAGTGGCTCAGCGCTCCGACCACGGTACCTCAGCGCCCCCCATGCTGcaagctgcagcctcagcagccGGGGCCCCACTGGTAGCGTCCCCCTACCCTCAGTCCTACCTTCAGTACAACCCACAGCAGTACGGCCAGCAGCAGGTCATCCAGGCCATGACACCATACCCTGGACAG cCGATGTACTCCATGCTGCAGGGCGGTGCCAGGATGATAGGTCAAGGCGGGGGTCCCCATCCACAAGCCCTGGGACCGCCAGGAGGTCCCCAGTTCCCCGCACAGGGAGACGGACCTCAGGGACCACAGCAGGGTATCTACG CTCCACAGTCCTTCTCCCATCACTCGGGTGCAGTGCATCAGCCTCAGCCCTCCAGCACCCCAACAGGCAACCAGCCCCCTCCCCAGCACGCTGCACCTAGCCCTGGACAG AACGCCCAGTCAGGCCCACAGCCTCAGTCCTTGTACCACTCAGGTGCCCTGTCAGCACCCACCCCACCCAACATGCCACCAGGCCACACGTCTCCACAGGGCTCATACCCCATTCAAGGCTACAGCATCCACAGCCACCAGGGCATGCCACCCACATACCCCCTGGGACAGATCGCACAG GCCCATGTACAAGGAGCCATGTCTGCTCCCCACCACTCAGGGAGCCACGGTCAGCCCCAGTTAGTGATGTTGCAGCCGCCCCCTCAGCAGGGCCCCGGCTCAGTGCCCCAGCACCCCCAGCACGGACCTCAGCAAGGAGCACACCAACACTTCTACATAGGACATCCGCCGG CAATGCAGGTACAGACGCATCCTGCTCCCTTCCATCCGCCTGGAAACTAA
- the mto1 gene encoding protein MTO1 homolog, mitochondrial yields the protein MLTKKPPVLQSFLSLVSRRASHLARQQYDVIVVGGGHAGTEAAAAAARVGAETLLVTQKTNTIGALSCNPSLGGVGKGHLVKEVDALDGLCGRAGDWAGIHFSILNRSKGPAVWGPRAQLDRQRYREFIQSELLSTPRLTVLEGSVEELLVTEPNPEEPGHHRVTGIHLANGSHPILASSVILTTGTFLSGSLFVGQTTSPGGRIGDAPSSAGLSHTLRERLGLRIGRLRTGTPPRIVKDTVDLSLTNLHPPDSHPTPFSFLNTHTRCKPEEQLPCYLTHTTPGVDRVVRESLHLNCHIQQDTKGPRYCPSIESRVLRFPGRRHQVWLEPEGLNSDLLYPQGLSMTMPPDVQLRLIREIPALHRAEIHTPGYGVQYDFVCPTQLSPALQVKSTQGLFLAGQINGTTGYEEAAAQGLWAGVNAARSALSMPPVALSRTESYIGVLIDDLVSRGVTEPYRMFTSRAEFRTSLRPDNADLRLTLKGFEEVRCVSSLRYQEAVRVRDGLQDALAALQTLTLSTHLWRKKLPDIGISESKSTILTGMDLLQYNNVSFEMLASVFPECLSPYMEFSQRLNIEAVYRPHCDLQKKEIERIQKEENMTLPQDIDYFSLPVSLSQEVREILDRVRPSTLGAATRLQGMTPAAVVNLLRYVQHTGQRGRRTHRNQPDQKEEREEELCARNASLPQ from the exons ATGTTGACAAAGAAGCCCCCCGTTCTGCAGAGTTTCCTGTCCCTGGTCTCCAGGCGTGCCAGTCACCTTGCCAGACAGCAGTATGATGTCATTGTGGTGGGTGGGGGTCACGCGGGGACCGAggcggcagcggcagcagccAGAGTGGGAGCTGAGACACTCCTggtcacacagaaaacaaacaccatTG GTGCCCTGTCCTGTAACCCATCTCTGGGCGGAGTAGGGAAGGGTCACCTTGTTAAGGAGGTAGATGCTCTGGATGGGCTGTGCGGTCGAGCAGGAGACTGGGCTGGGATCCATTTCTCCATCCTAAACAGAAGCAAAGGCCCTGCTGTGTGGGGCCCGAGGGCCCAGCTGGACCGCCAACGCTACCGTGAATTCATTCAG tctgagctgctgtcCACTCCCAGGCTGACAGTGCTGGAGGGCtcagtggaggagctgctggtaACAGAACCAAACCCAGAGGAGCCTGGACACCACAGAGTTACAGGGATACATTTGG CAAATGGAAGCCACCCGATCTTGGCCAGCTCCGTTATTCTCACCACTGGTACTTTCTTGTCCGGCTCCCTCTTCGTGGGCCAGACCACATCCCCCGGGGGTCGGATTGGAGATGCTCCATCGAGTGCTGGGCTGTCCCATACGCTGAGGGAGAGGCTGGGGCTAAGGATAGGCAGACTAAGGACTGGTACCCCTCCAAGGATTGTGAAGGATACGGTAGACCTCAGCCTGACTAATCTTCATCCCCCTGACAGTCATCCAACTCCATTCAGcttcctcaacacacacacacgctgcaaG CCTGAAGAGCAGCTGCCTTGCTACCTGACCCATACTACACCTGGCGTGGACAGAGTGGTGAGGGAGAGTCTTCATCTCAACTGTCACATACAGCAAGACACCAAAGGTCCcag ATACTGCCCCTCCATCGAGTCGCGAGTGCTTCGCTTCCCAGGCCGGAGGCACCAGGTGTGGCTGGAGCCTGAGGGGCTGAACTCTGACCTTTTGTACCCACAGGGTTTATCCATGACTATGCCCCCTGATGTGCAGCTCCGCCTCATCAGAGAAATCCCCGCCCTGCACAGAGCTGAGATCCACACACCTG GTTATGGTGTGCAGTATGACTTTGTGTGTCCCACTCAGCTGAGCCCTGCCCTGCAGGTGAAAAGCACTCAGGGTCTCTTTCTGGCCGGTCAGATCAATGGAACAACAGGGTACGAGGAGGCTGCTGCACAG ggGCTGTGGGCGGGGGTGAACGCTGCCCGCTCTGCACTCTCCATGCCTCCTGTGGCGTTGTCTCGAACAGAGAGCTATATTGGAGTTCTCATTGATGATCTGGTGAGTCGAGGCGTTACAGAGCCCTACCGCATGTTCACCAGCCGGGCTGAGTTTCGAACCTCTCTAAGGCCGGACAACGCTGACCTCCGCCTCACGCTGAAAG GATTTGAGGAGGTGAGATGTGTGTCCTCCTTGCGCTACCAGGAGGCTGTGAGAGTGAGGGACGGTCTGCAGGATGCACTGGCAGCCCTTCAGACTCTCACTCTGTCCACCCACTTGTGGAGGAAAAAGCTGCCGGACATCGGCATAAGTGAGAGCAAGAGCACGATTCTGAC TGGCATGGATCTGCTGCAGTACAACAACGTGTCCTTTGAAATGTTGGCATCCGTCTTCCCAGAGTGCCTTTCACCTTACATGGAATTCTCTCAAAGACTCAATATAGAGG ctGTGTACagacctcactgtgaccttcaGAAGAAAGAGATTGAGAGAATTCAGAAGGAGGAGAACATGACTCTCCCACAGGACATAGATTATTTCTCTCTGCCAGTGTCACTGTCTCAGGAAGTCAGAGAGATTCTGGACAGAGTTCGACCCAGCACA CTGGGTGCTGCTACACGTTTGCAAGGTATGACTCCTGCTGCAGTGGTCAATCTCCTCCGCTACGTCCAGCACACAGGACAAAGGGGAAGAAGAACGCACAGAAACCAACCAGAccaaaaggaggagagagaagaggagctgTGTGCAAGAAATGCATCTTTACCTCAGTGA